A genomic window from Lasioglossum baleicum chromosome 7, iyLasBale1, whole genome shotgun sequence includes:
- the LOC143210720 gene encoding uncharacterized protein LOC143210720, with product MQQRTRPEKSPSTQNLMQAEHKEPPQNGAECYIPKTRFTAQDRCKEFATSSSLQPRLKSFPAEKIKKVDNSPAFTADPIGAIIMQQNPQESGTFYVPGSADQNNGQGDATTNLQPASQQRQQQNMHTTSMQQVGNQQSAHQVGQMNPTSDCTLHQQALSNQVHRPCVPHGQQEYPPQKAAQPLYRNAPQNAATPAPPNPMQQPLNVSGLTASPEKSKAESNEAERADYDGQPVGGRNAALYRQTMMTGQQPRAQSHMSMMPNVSQSNSSQQYQLPTQSQASPQSQPPGYTNPQNPQLAYQQLQQTMAQQQLLQQRAMAYQTQMMSNDPRKNQENLYNQGAQLGAQTPAQVPAQVPAQAPVQGMTSPQEAMKNRGLQNFQAQQRGYAMNPQNAHLQPYAINMVNNQPQFVAPCAQQHPMAQYQQQPVQLYRNPEQPLYRNPADHPGHQLYRNPAGNASQQVMDQPGYNEQMSGRQMGQSSQNPAVQTRPDNQQNRTKLPFTPSMIRDQEKMVATMKQQGVPYDIIKRQFESLLNEQHRQLEYIEDIRRQDDMPEVERPATVTRRHRQTDEKPEWMIHLTPPRVPYVQLEKMYEQQKEKERLARPMDQNRQIQQNEMPNRHSEQQYQQYLQDNRQQPLQMFPQPRPIGSVQSSPNMLATNYQQYQPYHQSFPSYQQAQYAHLQQHNPQFQYQQVSRENPRQVESQVHPNNSTAKETAKPTTEPSSLLKLRMYKERIRPQGRNNGLQDPQIVRKYLEKSSESMDVRRGLEYLASLESKTPTAKLNGMQERMEAEHQLNERLLAASSKQVTKRVSANGLENGRNANNPPRQNLAQLKKADHELREYPRQKQSTPANCYVQAERENGTVAADEQPATSYGHQHLGASTPMIPYNEKNPTAARFNVMPFRFDGSCSQHYQQMQQYYQNARNLSRNIGEGDAGPTRKNDLTNKVGFDRAGGDATGNVNGQTLDTKMPIYRTHYSQPDLHEARTFGGVRYLARKQDYMPNTQFLSPETLIASRHLQPPVIY from the exons ATCATGCAGCAAAACCCTCAAGAGTCGGGCACGTTTTACGTTCCGGGATCTGCCGATCAGAATAACGGACAGGGCGATGCAACGACGAACTTGCAGCCGGCGTCGCAGCAACGGCAGCAGCAG AACATGCACACCACGAGCATGCAACAGGTTGGCAACCAGCAGTCGGCGCATCAGGTCGGTCAGATGAACCCAACCTCCGATTGCACTCTGCACCAGCAAGCCTTATCCAACCAGGTGCACCGTCCTTGCGTGCCTCACGGCCAACAGGAATATCCTCCGCAGAAGGCTGCTCAACCGTTGTACCGCAACGCGCCGCAGAACGCTGCGACGCCTGCACCGCCGAATCCGATGCAGCAACCCCTAAACGTCTCGGGATTGACGGCGAGTCCGGAGAAGTCTAAAGCCGAGAGCAACGAAGCGGAACGCGCGGACTACGACGGGCAGCCAGTCGGTGGTCGAAACGCGGCTTTGTACAGGCAGACCATGATGACCGGCCAACAGCCACGGGCACAGTCGCATATGTCCATGATGCCGAACGTGTCGCAGTCGAACAGCAGTCAACAGTATCAGTTACCGACCCAAAGTCAAGCATCGCCGCAGAGCCAACCGCCTGGGTACACGAATCCTCAAAATCCTCAGCTGGCGTATCAACAGTTGCAGCAGACTATGGCGCAACAGCAGCTGCTGCAGCAGCGGGCGATGGCCTATCAAACTCAAATGATGAGTAACGATCCACGGAAGAATCAGGAGAATCTTTACAATCAGGGTGCACAATTAGGAGCACAGACTCCTGCACAGGTTCCCGCCCAGGTTCCCGCACAGGCTCCTGTACAGGGAATGACTTCTCCTCAGGAGGCGATGAAAAATCGAGGTCTGCAGAATTTCCAGGCTCAGCAGAGGGGCTATGCGATGAATCCTCAAAACGCCCACTTGCAGCCTTACGCGATCAACATGGTCAACAACCAGCCGCAGTTTGTTGCGCCGTGTGCGCAGCAGCATCCCATGGCGCAGTATCAACAGCAACCTGTGCAGCTGTACAGAAATCCTGAGCAACCACTGTACAGGAATCCTGCAGATCATCCTGGGCATCAACTGTACAGGAATCCTGCGGGAAATGCGAGCCAGCAGGTGATGGATCAGCCTGGATACAACGAGCAAATGAGTGGTCGGCAGATGGGACAGTCTTCTCAAAATCCAGCTGTACAGACTCGCCCAGATAATCAACAGAATAGGACGAAGTTGCCGTTCACCCCGAGCATGATACGCGACCAGGAGAAGATGGTGGCAACCATGAAGCAACAAGGGGTGCCGTACGATATCATCAAAAGACAGTTCGAGTCGCTGCTGAACGAGCAGCACAGACAGCTGGAGTACATCGAGGATATCCGTCGACAGGACGACATGCCGGAGGTCGAGAGGCCCGCGACTGTCACTCGCAGGCACAGGCAAACGGATGAGAAGCCGGAATGGATGATCCACCTAACCCCACCTAGAGTGCCCTACGTGCAGCTGGAGAAGATGTACGAACAACAAAAAGAGAAGGAACGCCTGGCTAGACCTATGGATCAGAATAGGCAGATCCAACAGAACGAGATGCCAAATCGACACAGCGAGCAACAGTACCAACAATATCTGCAAGACAACCGGCAGCAGCCTCTGCAGATGTTCCCCCAGCCTAGACCGATCGGTTCCGTTCAATCGAGTCCCAACATGCTCGCGACGAACTACCAACAGTACCAGCCGTATCATCAGAGCTTCCCAAGCTATCAGCAGGCGCAGTACGCCCATCTGCAGCAACATAACCCACAATTCCAGTATCAACAGGTCAGCCGAGAGAACCCCCGACAAGTCGAGAGCCAAGTACATCCTAATAATTCCACAGCCAAGGAAACCGCCAAACCGACGACCGAGCCATCCAGCTTGCTGAAACTTCGAATGTACAAGGAACGTATCCGGCCCCAAGGTCGCAACAACGGGTTGCAGGATCCGCAGATAGTGCGGAAGTATCTGGAGAAGTCGTCCGAGTCCATGGACGTTCGAAGAGGGTTGGAGTATCTAGCCAGCTTGGAGTCGAAGACACCAACAGCGAAATTGAACGGGATGCAAGAGCGCATGGAAGCGGAGCATCAGCTGAACGAACGACTGTTGGCGGCTTCCAGTAAACAAGTGACGAAGAGGGTCTCCGCGAACGGCCTCGAGAATGGCAGGAACGCCAACAACCCGCCTCGACAGAACTTGGCGCAGCTGAAGAAGGCGGACCACGAGTTGCGGGAGTATCCGCGACAGAAGCAGAGCACCCCGGCGAATTGTTACGTTCAGGCGGAGAGGGAAAACGGGACCGTGGCAGCTGACGAGCAGCCAGCTACATCCTACGGCCACCAACACTTAGGGGCATCGACGCCCATGATCCCCTACAACGAGAAGAATCCAACCGCGGCCCGTTTCAACGTGATGCCGTTCAGGTTCGACGGAAGTTGTTCCCAGCACTATCAGCAGATGCAACAGTACTATCAGAACGCGCGTAATCTCAGCAGGAACATCGGCGAAGGGGACGCGGGACCCACTCGCAAGAACGACCTGACAAACAAGGTCGGGTTCGATCGGGCCGGTGGCGACGCCACCGGAAATGTGAACGGCCAGACGCTGGATACTAAAATGCCGATATACAGAACGCATTACAGCCAGCCCGATCTCCACGAAGCCAGAACCTTCGGGGGTGTGAGGTACCTGGCCAGGAAACAGGACTACATGCCAAACACGCAATTCTTGTCACCGGAAACTCTGATCGCGAGCAGACACCTGCAGCCCCCGGTGATCTACTGA